Genomic window (Fodinibius salicampi):
CCAATTAACGAGGTATCTACATCCGGATCAGATGCTGTTGGACTAGGATCATCAATAAAGGGAAGAGGATTCACGGCGCCGTTGTCATAAATACCAAAATGGAGATGAGGAGGAGTTGTTCGGGCGTTGCCGGTATTGCCTACTAAGCCCAGTGTATCCCCAACTTCAACCTGCTGCCTGCTCTGGACCGTGATGGAATCCAGATGGGCATAGTATAATCCACGTCCATCTGAACGCAGCCAAACGATATTTCCGCCGAGATTGCTGGTGCCGGTACGTGATACCTGTCCTTTTGCCGCTGCAATAGCAGGGGTGCCACGGCCTGTAAAGATATCGACTCCTTCATGCCGGCGTGCGCCCCCATCGCGGGGAGCGCCCCAAAAGCTTTTGATATTGGCCGGGCTTGCTTCGGCAACCGGAAAGCTCATGGATGGATCATCTGTTATAGAGAGAGTTATGGATCCACTAACCAAAAGTTCTGGCTGTAATCTCAGTATTACAGTTTGATTTTGGTTACTCTCATAATGCAGCAGGGAATCTTCCGCAGATATTATTCTGGATGGTTCTTCGTTCCCATCCTCAAAAGCAAACAGATCCATGAATAGCTGGTGAGTCGTATCTGTTGGAGATATTCTGGCATTGAGAACTCTTCCCCGCTCTATATCTAATTGCCAGGAATACGCAACCGGTTCGTCTTTGAAATACGATACCGTAACTTTATGTGGAATGGTAGTTTCGACCGCCTGTGAAAGGGCCGAGTCTCCAGCCTGTCTCCACTCCCGGACCATCGGCTTATCGCCTATGGGACTATCCAACAGGGACTTTTCATAACTTTCATAGGGACTCATTGGTTGGAAGGTTCGCTTGACAGTCTTACAGCTTTCCATCACAAGTATGATAGCGAGGACCACTATAAAGATTAAAATAGACGTCTGTTTCATAATAGCATAGCAGCACTTCAGGTTATAAGAATTAATTCATGATCTACACCTAAAAAACGACGTTCTCCAAGTGGATAATTAATAACGTAATTTCGGAACTATTGTTTCTGTAACCGTATCTCCTAATGAAGATAGAAAAGATATATTAATTGTTCTGTAATTAATGCTTTATAAGCTTTATTTTTAGCGTTTACAGATCAAGATTAAACAAATTAAAGAAAATATTTATGGAAGGTTCTGTACGTGTACGATTTGCACCGTCTCCCACCGGATTATTACATATTGGTGGCCTGCGGACGGCCCTGTATAATTATCTTTTTGCCAAAAATAATGACGGCGATTTTATTCTTCGAATTGAAGATACCGATCAGGAAAGATATGTGGAAGAAGCAGAAGAGGATATTGTAAAATCGTTGCTGTGGAGCGGTATAGAATTCGATGAAGCACCCGGCAAACCCGGAAAAGTAGGTCCCTATCGTCAGAGTGAGCGCAAGGAGATGTACGAAGAATATGCCGAGCAGCTCATAGAACAGGGTAATGCCTATTATGCATTCGATACGCCGGAGGAACTGGATCAAATGCGCGAACGCTTGAAGAAATCGGGCAATCCCGCACCTAAATATGATGCCATTACGCGTATGTCCATGAAGAATAGCCTGACTCTTCCCCAGGAAGAAGTTGAGCGTAAGCTGGAAGAAGGAGATGAGTATGTGATCCGGTTGAAAGTACCCCGGCGCGAAACCATCCGATTTGAGGATGAGATACGTGGGTTTGTTTCATTTGAAAGTAAAGGACTGGATGATCAGGTATTGCTGAAATCAGATGGCATGCCTACGTATCATCTGGCTAATGTGGTAGATGATCACTTAATGAAAATTTCGCATGTTATTCGCGGAGAGGAATGGCTTAGCAGTACTCCCAAACATATCCTGATGTATGAGTATTTTGGATGGGAGCCCCCGAAAATGGCGCACCTGCCACTTATTATGTCTCCCAGCGGAGGAAAACTTTCCAAGCGTAAAGCGGAAAGTGAAGGTATTCCCATTAATACACGGGATTATATTGAGCAAAAATTCGAGCCGGAAGCCCTCATTAACTTCCTGGCTTATCTGGGCTGGAGTCCCGGTGACGATTCTGAACTCCATACCATGGACGAGCTTATTGAACTCTTTTCGCTGGATCGGGTAAGTAAAGGCGGGGCCGTATTTGACTATCAAAAGCTGATTTGGTACAACGAGCATTATCTCCGTGAAAAATCGGCTAATGAGCTATTTCCCCGTGTACGTTCTATCGCTGAAGAGCATGGTATTCAGCCAGATGAGGCATATATGAAAGAGATCATACCACTGATGAAGGAACGGGTAAGTAAGATAGAGGATTTTGTTACGATGGGACGGTTCTTCTTTGAAGATCCCAAGGAGTACGAAGACCAGGCCATGAAAAAATGGAAAGATAATAGCGTTGATCTTTTACAGGCCTATGTGGATGAGATTGAAAAGCTGAATGTGAAAGAGTTTAAAGCCAAAAAACTCAAGGATAAAATTAAAGAGGTAATCAATGAACATGACGTGGGCTTTGGTCCGCTGATGATGCCTCTTCGTGTAGCAGTTACCGGCATGGGATACGGCCCTGATTTAACGCCTACGCTTGAGCTTTTAGGTAAAGAAACTACGATCCGGCGGATTAAAACCGCTATAAAACGACTGGGTTAATTTACTCGGAGTTAAAAAATTTAAACCTGGCAGAATATAAAATTCCTGCCAGGTTTTTTAGTTGAGACGGTAAGAAGGATAAAAAAATCTGGCAAATTAATTCAGAGATTGTATTTTCACTGATCAATAATATATGCGAAGATCAGCCTAACAGATAAGTGAGGTATCATTGATGAAGTGGAAGGTTCTGTATTGGATAGCCGGACTGAGTGCTCTGTTTTTGTTCCTTAATATGATAGGAGTTCCTGAAGCCATTGCGGCTCAGGGAGGTAAGTCCTCTCCGGATATTGTTGGCTCATGGCTCAGTATATTGCCTCCGCTGGTAGCTATTGGAATTGCCCTTATTTTTCGGCAGGTATTGTTTGCGCTTTTTCTAGGAATATGGTGCGGGGCTTTTTTAGTCGGAGATATCTCGTTCGGTGGTGTATTCACCAGTTTTTTTACGACGCTTAGTGGCTATATTGTTCCAGCTACAGCCGATGAAAGTCATATGAGTATTGTGATTTTTACGCTTTTAATTGGCGGCATGGTGGGAATTATTACGGATAATGGAGGCACCCGGGGAGTCATACAGCGTATTAGCGGACTGGTGCGAACCAAAGTGCACGGACAGCTCATGACGGCACTAATGGGCTTTATCGTCTTTTTTGATGATTATGCCAATACAATGGTGGTGGGCAATACAATGCGTCCCCTTACCGATAAGTTGCGCATTTCACGGGCGAAGCTTGCTTACTTGGTGGACGCTACTGCCGCTCCCATTGCAACTATTGCGCTGGTAAGTACCTGGATAGGAGCCATGGTTGGATTCATTGCGGATGCTCAGGAAAAAATGCCTGAATTTAATGAAGCGGCATACGGAGTATTTCTCAGTTCCCTGCCCTATAACTTTTATGCTTTCTTTACCATCTTTTTTGTACTGATGATTGCGTGGTCGGGACGCGATTTTTCTACTATGTTAAAAGCACGTATCAATCTTTATAAGGCTAAACATAATCCCCAGCTGGACACCTATAACCTTTGGAAGGATAAAATTAAGGATGACGAGGAGAAGCAGGCAGTTTCTCATTGGTCGAACGCTGCTATTCCTATTTTTACCCTCGTTTTCGGTACCATCGGGGGACTTTTTATAACAGGAGAGGGGAGTACAGTTCAGGAAATAATTGAGACCGCCGATTCTTACAAGGGCTTGCTCTGGGGGTCGCTACTTTCAATTGCTGTGGCCGTAGTCATGACCCTGGGCAAAAAACTATTAAATGTTGAAGAAATGCTTGAAGGCATGATGGAGGGAATGCATACGATGTTCGATGGATTGCTTATTCTTGTTATGGCCTGGGCATTGAGTGCGATTACAGTAGAATTGGGTACAGCGGATTATTTGATGTCTGTCTTTGGCGAGACACTGAATCCTTATTGGCTGCCTGCCTTGGTATTAATCCTGTCGGCCCTGACGGCTTTTGCTACGGGATCGAGTTGGGGAACCATGGGCATTTTGATGCCGTTAGTGGTCCCTTTGGCCTGGGAAATTGGCAGTAATAACGGCCTTCCAGTCGAAATGACCTACCAAATCATCTATGCTAGTGTAAGCGCTGTATTAGGAGGATCTGTTTGGGGGGATCATTGTTCGCCTATTTCAGATACAACGATTCTTAGCTCTATTGCTACGCAATGCGACCATGTGGAACACGTAAACACCCAGCTGCCTTATGCCATGATTGTTGGAGGTATAAGTATTGTTGGGATGATCTGTGTCCTGGTAGCGGGAATCTCTTTCTGGATTATATATCCAGTAGGAATCGCATTAATTGTTGGTATTATCTACAAGTTTGGAAAAGTACCAGATCCGGAAGAATATGCCCCCGAAGGCAAAGAGGCGGCTTCTACCCGGTTAGACTAATTTGTAAAGATTCTTTATCAGTTAATCTGTGGGATTTTGATCTCAAACTCAAAGCTGTTCTCTTCTTTTATTTCCTGTGTGGCGGGCTTGTAACGCCGTTCGATAAATGTGACGGTATTATGTTTATTAATCAGTAATACTGTAGAGCATCGGGTGCCATACTCTTCTCCTTTGATAAAAATAGGGGAAATTTCTTTTTCTACCTCTCTGGGGATACCGGTGTCGGGTAATTGGTCTTCGGGTGCTTTTACATCATCGCCTAAAAGATCAAAAAGGGCTTCTGTTGAAACTTTTTGCTTGTTGAGAACATGGCTTAACTTATTTTTTGAACGTTGTACTTTTGGCCATGGAGTATTCAACAAGTGATTACTCAGTCCGTAAATACCGGGAGATAATGACCGCACAATTCCTTCCTGGTTTGAATAATAGCCCAGTGTATTGATATTTCCAGTCAGAAGATTAAATCCCTGATAGTTGTCAGCTTCCTGATGAAGCTCCTGCAGGTAGGAAAGAGGATCGGTTTTATTAATTAAAAAGTTCAGCGTTAATTTTCCGCGGCTCGGAGGATCTTCTTTGGTTATGTTGGGATCCCTGTAATTGGTGACTGCCGAAAATTCCCCTGCGCGACTAATGCCCATCCAGGTTCCTCCTGCCTCCAAGTCCTTGCCAGCAAGTATATCCGGATGCGAATTCCAGAACTGGGCACCCCGGGTAGGGCGTGCGTACTGTTCATCTCTGTTGGCAGCAAAGATCAACCTGTAGTTTGGGTGCGCGTTATAACCAAAAACAATAAGACACATATTCCGTGTATATAAATAGATTTTGGGCTTTTAACTTAAAGAACAAGGATTATAGAATATTAATTCTCAAAACATTTTTACATATTCTACGTGAAAGAATACAACTAGAGACCAGAACTACTTTTATTTTTTGAGATAAGTGAGTCTTACCATTCGTGAATATAGCTTTTTTGTACTTTCCCTGCTTGCAGCGGTGTGGTTTTTTGTGGGCTATCCTACACAGGACCCACGCAGCAGTATAAATCTTTCGTTAGAAAAAACGGAAGTAGAACAGAAGGCAAAGGAAGCGTTCGGTGGCTTTGGATTCGCTACCCAGCATTATAGTTCTGAGGTTAATTTCGACGCTCACCGTAGTCTTTTGGATTCTCTTCAAAAAGAACTTGGTCGATCGGAGTTGATTGAAAAAATAAAGTCTGGTGAGATTCAAAATCTCAAACCGTTTTATTGGCAGGTTAGATTCACCCCTACCACTGAAGGCCGTTCGTCTATTATAGGATTAGCAGGTACAGAGGATTCTAATGATGGACCACCCGGAGAAAACGATGAATATATCGAATTGCGTTTTGATATGCAGGGCGAACTCATAGAGGTACGCAATCCTAATGCGATAATACCAAATAAGGCGGTAAATCGCCCGGCTTTAGGAGCAGCTTTTGGACCTGGAAAAGATGGAATTGGTGAACTGCTATCATCATTGTCGGACTCTTCACTTAGCCGGCAATTCGGTATTGATGTACAGCGAAGCGATATAGATACAGAATCAGTGGCTCAATGGTCTTTGGAACGCTTAGAAACGTTATTAGACGAAGGAGGCCGGGTTGGATTGACAGAGCCAGGTATCTTCAATATAACTTCTTATTATTTGGGACAGACCGGATGGGATGTAACCGCTTTTGTAAAAGATACGGTTCGTCTTGGTCGGACGAATGGGACAAATACTGCTAACGCTCGATTCCAGGGAGCTCAGGAAGAACAGGGGCAAAAAGTTCGTATTGATGTGAGTGTTACGGCTACAGGTGGACTTTTATCAATAGAATCGACGTATAATCCGGATGGTAATGGAAATACGACCTTTCATGAGTTATGGCCTGTATTACGTACTATGCTTATTTTCCTATTTTGCCTGGCGGGAGTCATTATTTTCTTTTTTAGGATAAGGGCGCGGGCTATTGATACGAAACCGGCTTTGGTGATAGCCATCCTGGCGGGAGTCATGGTTTCTGTGCAGATGCTGCTTTCAACCATTGTCCAAACCGATATTTTTACCGAATCTACAGATTTAACCACAAGTATTTTAATTCTGGTCGTTACGGGAGTATCCGGTGCCGCCGCCGCATTAGCCTTTTTTGTTTTTTCTGCCATAGGTGATTCCATAACCCGTCAACATTGGTCTGAGAAGCTAAGCCTGTACAATTATATACGTCAAGGTATGCTTTTTAATAAGCCGGTGGGCTATATGTTGATACGATCGGTTCTATGTGCGTTTCTTTTGGCAGGTCTGTGGACGCTAGTACTCTGGTTATTTCCTAAAATGTACCTGGATATCCAGCAGGTATTTCTCCATGA
Coding sequences:
- a CDS encoding M23 family metallopeptidase, with translation MKQTSILIFIVVLAIILVMESCKTVKRTFQPMSPYESYEKSLLDSPIGDKPMVREWRQAGDSALSQAVETTIPHKVTVSYFKDEPVAYSWQLDIERGRVLNARISPTDTTHQLFMDLFAFEDGNEEPSRIISAEDSLLHYESNQNQTVILRLQPELLVSGSITLSITDDPSMSFPVAEASPANIKSFWGAPRDGGARRHEGVDIFTGRGTPAIAAAKGQVSRTGTSNLGGNIVWLRSDGRGLYYAHLDSITVQSRQQVEVGDTLGLVGNTGNARTTPPHLHFGIYDNGAVNPLPFIDDPSPTASDPDVDTSLIGKWSRVQNAKANVRPLPSTQRPPIASLNQNEAVRILGATNSWYQIELPDDRKGFIYGSLLEATEEPLEMISTVTGDSLFEHFSARNPLLVTASEQEIPAFAHYGNKQLVRYKKRLMWIKSGS
- the gltX gene encoding glutamate--tRNA ligase — its product is MEGSVRVRFAPSPTGLLHIGGLRTALYNYLFAKNNDGDFILRIEDTDQERYVEEAEEDIVKSLLWSGIEFDEAPGKPGKVGPYRQSERKEMYEEYAEQLIEQGNAYYAFDTPEELDQMRERLKKSGNPAPKYDAITRMSMKNSLTLPQEEVERKLEEGDEYVIRLKVPRRETIRFEDEIRGFVSFESKGLDDQVLLKSDGMPTYHLANVVDDHLMKISHVIRGEEWLSSTPKHILMYEYFGWEPPKMAHLPLIMSPSGGKLSKRKAESEGIPINTRDYIEQKFEPEALINFLAYLGWSPGDDSELHTMDELIELFSLDRVSKGGAVFDYQKLIWYNEHYLREKSANELFPRVRSIAEEHGIQPDEAYMKEIIPLMKERVSKIEDFVTMGRFFFEDPKEYEDQAMKKWKDNSVDLLQAYVDEIEKLNVKEFKAKKLKDKIKEVINEHDVGFGPLMMPLRVAVTGMGYGPDLTPTLELLGKETTIRRIKTAIKRLG
- a CDS encoding Na+/H+ antiporter NhaC family protein codes for the protein MKWKVLYWIAGLSALFLFLNMIGVPEAIAAQGGKSSPDIVGSWLSILPPLVAIGIALIFRQVLFALFLGIWCGAFLVGDISFGGVFTSFFTTLSGYIVPATADESHMSIVIFTLLIGGMVGIITDNGGTRGVIQRISGLVRTKVHGQLMTALMGFIVFFDDYANTMVVGNTMRPLTDKLRISRAKLAYLVDATAAPIATIALVSTWIGAMVGFIADAQEKMPEFNEAAYGVFLSSLPYNFYAFFTIFFVLMIAWSGRDFSTMLKARINLYKAKHNPQLDTYNLWKDKIKDDEEKQAVSHWSNAAIPIFTLVFGTIGGLFITGEGSTVQEIIETADSYKGLLWGSLLSIAVAVVMTLGKKLLNVEEMLEGMMEGMHTMFDGLLILVMAWALSAITVELGTADYLMSVFGETLNPYWLPALVLILSALTAFATGSSWGTMGILMPLVVPLAWEIGSNNGLPVEMTYQIIYASVSAVLGGSVWGDHCSPISDTTILSSIATQCDHVEHVNTQLPYAMIVGGISIVGMICVLVAGISFWIIYPVGIALIVGIIYKFGKVPDPEEYAPEGKEAASTRLD
- a CDS encoding NRDE family protein gives rise to the protein MCLIVFGYNAHPNYRLIFAANRDEQYARPTRGAQFWNSHPDILAGKDLEAGGTWMGISRAGEFSAVTNYRDPNITKEDPPSRGKLTLNFLINKTDPLSYLQELHQEADNYQGFNLLTGNINTLGYYSNQEGIVRSLSPGIYGLSNHLLNTPWPKVQRSKNKLSHVLNKQKVSTEALFDLLGDDVKAPEDQLPDTGIPREVEKEISPIFIKGEEYGTRCSTVLLINKHNTVTFIERRYKPATQEIKEENSFEFEIKIPQIN
- a CDS encoding PP2C family protein-serine/threonine phosphatase, coding for MSLTIREYSFFVLSLLAAVWFFVGYPTQDPRSSINLSLEKTEVEQKAKEAFGGFGFATQHYSSEVNFDAHRSLLDSLQKELGRSELIEKIKSGEIQNLKPFYWQVRFTPTTEGRSSIIGLAGTEDSNDGPPGENDEYIELRFDMQGELIEVRNPNAIIPNKAVNRPALGAAFGPGKDGIGELLSSLSDSSLSRQFGIDVQRSDIDTESVAQWSLERLETLLDEGGRVGLTEPGIFNITSYYLGQTGWDVTAFVKDTVRLGRTNGTNTANARFQGAQEEQGQKVRIDVSVTATGGLLSIESTYNPDGNGNTTFHELWPVLRTMLIFLFCLAGVIIFFFRIRARAIDTKPALVIAILAGVMVSVQMLLSTIVQTDIFTESTDLTTSILILVVTGVSGAAAALAFFVFSAIGDSITRQHWSEKLSLYNYIRQGMLFNKPVGYMLIRSVLCAFLLAGLWTLVLWLFPKMYLDIQQVFLHEQAMWPPIYIMFKNGAIALSVTLGVFLVLGGQAYAQTKNSIISSLFMVLACTIVVPIAGDYGPAIKEIGSASIVGIALVLIYLKWEVVTLLLSHFLFLGLLTSAGGWVVENSIDAYIFIFQMGLMASIFVAGVWTILKGKDEKVLTRFVPEYVEELAQEQRIKQELQIAREVQQSFLPIRTPEFEHLELAAICKPAYETGGDYYDFIPLDDNRVAVTIGDVSGKGIEAAFYMTFIKGILHSLCREIDSPAELLKKTNRLFYDNASRGIFISLVYGIVDLNKQEFHFARAGHNPILRMNTKESVIEELQPRGIGLGLSLGSPFDNQIEEVRLKLYDNDALVLYTDGITEALNEKGTFYGSHRLHNLLKKQSDKSASTILDTVSNDIKSYIGEAKQHDDMTMIVMKLKNKESGLLKE